One genomic window of Mucilaginibacter sp. SJ includes the following:
- a CDS encoding DUF4998 domain-containing protein has translation MKLYKITSYYLLVLVTFVVSACTKMDDYKKKYEPNGPIIYPGKLDSVQVFSGRNRVLLTGLFTSDPKIIKYRVYWNSKQDSIETPVTRTSGVDTAKLLIPNLPEGIMTFEIRTYDNGGHVSIPVTLAGNVYGSLYQSSLSNRGIAKAELQTDGSALINWADVNADDGLLSMRIKFTDASNKQHDTLIISSPTGLSTSLPKFKAGSVITYRTAFKPNKTAIDTFYTDYQDHSVKADVTSIYLSNTGPFQRNTFDGRWGTLAAPWITNAAAKNKDGGTNGGYSSDGGGTINWETWNNTPVVNGIVYQATSSALPAGNYIVSFDSYSEVQSNSSVYCVAAAGGNGIPILADLSTALGSVKMYNGANVGTTGPSSREVKTFTFTLSSSQVVSIGFLGNLVGNGNPGNYFTVFNIKLFKN, from the coding sequence ATGAAACTATATAAAATAACATCATACTATCTGTTGGTACTGGTAACTTTCGTTGTAAGTGCCTGTACTAAAATGGATGATTACAAAAAGAAATATGAGCCGAACGGGCCAATTATATATCCGGGAAAGCTGGATTCGGTACAGGTGTTTTCGGGCCGGAACCGCGTACTGTTAACCGGGCTTTTTACATCCGATCCTAAAATTATAAAATACCGGGTATATTGGAACAGTAAACAAGATTCAATAGAAACTCCGGTAACCCGTACTTCAGGAGTTGATACGGCAAAATTGTTGATACCTAATTTACCAGAAGGGATCATGACTTTCGAAATCCGTACTTATGACAATGGGGGGCATGTATCTATCCCGGTTACACTGGCAGGCAACGTATATGGCAGTTTATACCAAAGTTCGCTTAGTAACCGCGGTATAGCCAAAGCAGAGCTGCAAACAGATGGCTCGGCCTTAATCAACTGGGCTGATGTGAATGCCGATGATGGTTTGCTCTCTATGCGGATTAAATTTACCGATGCTTCCAATAAGCAGCATGATACGTTGATTATTTCATCACCAACCGGGTTAAGCACATCACTGCCTAAATTTAAAGCAGGTAGCGTGATCACTTATCGTACCGCGTTTAAACCCAACAAAACCGCTATTGATACATTTTATACAGATTACCAGGATCATAGCGTTAAGGCTGATGTGACAAGTATTTACCTCTCAAATACAGGCCCTTTTCAAAGGAACACCTTTGATGGTCGTTGGGGAACACTTGCCGCGCCGTGGATAACCAACGCGGCAGCCAAAAATAAAGATGGCGGTACTAATGGTGGCTATAGTTCTGATGGCGGTGGTACCATTAACTGGGAAACATGGAATAATACCCCGGTGGTAAACGGTATAGTATATCAGGCTACCTCATCAGCATTGCCTGCAGGTAATTATATCGTCTCGTTCGATTCTTATTCGGAGGTGCAATCAAATTCATCTGTTTATTGTGTCGCAGCTGCCGGAGGGAACGGCATCCCGATACTCGCAGACCTTTCAACAGCGTTGGGATCTGTAAAGATGTATAACGGCGCAAATGTAGGTACAACCGGTCCGAGTTCAAGGGAGGTGAAAACCTTCACTTTTACACTCTCTTCATCG
- a CDS encoding DUF5000 domain-containing lipoprotein, with product METRKLQAAFCILLLMIVIAGCKQESLNKPTITNNNGPGTVSNVQVQNLNGQATLTYSLPGDNDLFYVKAVYETSPGKTREVIASHYTNNLTVDGFGDTLAHVVKLYAVNSSEKASAPVSVTVNPLTPPFLLAFRSLKVTPTFGGFNVTCDNAAKDNLAIVPMVDTANNGQYVQPKGMDNIYSNSVLIKAAVRGQPAIERKYAFFVRDRFLNKSDTLFLKFTPFYEEQFAKSDWSVYKLPGDATNLYSYTDVTKIFDGNFTGGWPNCLFTVESAGSPQMVTIDLGKQRVFSRFILNPFIEIGNVYYVRGNLRDFEIWGSNAPNVNGALDASWTKLVTCNIVKPSGSPSGTETAADYKYAHDGWGFDFPAGLSGYRYLRIRSLRNWTGSYFMSISEFTLFGK from the coding sequence ATGGAAACACGGAAATTACAAGCTGCTTTCTGCATTTTACTATTAATGATAGTAATAGCAGGCTGTAAGCAGGAATCACTCAATAAACCTACTATAACCAATAACAATGGCCCGGGGACTGTAAGCAACGTACAGGTACAAAACCTCAATGGTCAGGCTACTTTAACCTATTCTTTACCAGGCGATAACGATCTTTTTTATGTAAAGGCTGTTTACGAAACTTCGCCTGGCAAAACCCGCGAAGTAATAGCATCGCATTACACCAACAATTTAACTGTGGATGGCTTTGGAGATACGCTGGCGCATGTAGTAAAACTATATGCGGTTAATTCCAGCGAAAAAGCTTCGGCACCGGTTTCAGTCACAGTAAACCCTTTAACACCTCCTTTTTTACTTGCTTTCCGGTCGCTAAAAGTAACACCTACTTTCGGCGGTTTTAATGTCACTTGTGATAACGCAGCTAAAGATAACCTTGCTATTGTACCAATGGTTGATACCGCCAATAATGGCCAATATGTGCAGCCAAAAGGAATGGATAATATATACAGCAACAGCGTTTTAATAAAGGCAGCAGTAAGAGGCCAGCCGGCTATTGAACGTAAATACGCGTTTTTTGTGCGGGACAGGTTTTTGAATAAATCCGACACTTTGTTTTTGAAATTTACACCATTTTACGAAGAGCAATTTGCAAAATCGGATTGGTCGGTTTATAAGTTGCCGGGTGATGCTACCAATTTGTATTCGTATACTGACGTAACCAAGATTTTTGACGGGAACTTTACAGGTGGCTGGCCAAATTGCCTCTTTACGGTTGAGAGCGCCGGCAGTCCGCAAATGGTAACTATCGACCTTGGCAAGCAGCGTGTATTCAGCCGTTTTATCCTTAATCCTTTTATCGAGATAGGTAACGTGTACTATGTAAGGGGTAACCTGCGTGATTTTGAAATATGGGGGTCAAACGCACCAAACGTGAATGGCGCGCTGGATGCATCATGGACAAAATTAGTAACCTGTAATATAGTGAAGCCATCCGGTTCTCCATCGGGTACGGAAACAGCTGCTGATTACAAATACGCTCATGACGGATGGGGCTTTGATTTTCCGGCCGGTTTAAGTGGTTATAGGTATCTCAGGATCAGGAGCCTGCGTAACTGGACAGGATCGTACTTTATGAGTATCAGTGAGTTTACGCTGTTTGGAAAATAA